Within the Eucalyptus grandis isolate ANBG69807.140 chromosome 1, ASM1654582v1, whole genome shotgun sequence genome, the region GAAAACTGATATAAAATCCGCCATCCATCAGCAGAGACACCGCAACTTTCTCCAAAAACAACATAATGAATGCCCAGAGCAAActtaaaaaggacaaaaaatatCATACTCAAGAAAACCCACATCATCCTCGATGAACTTTTTCTCTACCTAtgttcttttggaaaaaaaaaaagaaaaaaaagagagacagaaCTTGACAACGAAAAGAGTACTTAGGCTTGCTCACCGAACCAGGTCTGAAGGGTTCGACATAAACCAGGACATAGGGTTTCGTCATGCGGAATTTCTTGTAAGGGTCGCAGGACAAGTAGAGAATTTTCACGAGAAGGCCGTTCGAGTCCTCCAGGAGACGCAACTTCATGGTCAACTCACGCACCTCCGTGTCCTTATCGTCGGGGAAACCACTCACGTAGTCCCTGAATATCACATGCTTGTTCCTCACTGCCTCCCCATTCTCGCCTGCCATCGCTCTTCACTACTCTTTCGGCAAAACTCGGAACACGtagaagagagaagatgagcAGGCGTGGAGTGTGCGAGTGCGGTATCGTTTCTAGCGACTCAGCTGAGCGTGGAACGCATGAAGAGGCCACGCGGGACAGTAAAGAAGGCGAccttttggttgaaaaatgtTGGATCAGCAGGCGGGGGATGGTAGTTTATTTTGACGGTGACGATGGAGGTGCGTGGAGGATCATGAGGAGCGAGAGAGACGGTTTTGGAGTACGTAAATTTTGGTTCAATGTATGTcatgatctttgaattttttattcattcaatgTTGTTCCCAAACTTCATCTCAATATGTAACGTAGTTTCTGAACTTTatctcaatatgcaatgtgatctccggactatataaaaatgttggATACCAtcattctattaatttaagCTCATGGACAATATTAAATATCTTAATATAATCAAATGTACATTagatatgtaccaaaagtttgggtaccaatatggcaatttaaaagtttagggacaacATTACATATTGGGATAGAATTTAGGagtcacattgcatattgggtaaaaattcataaactattTGTGTCGTTTTCCGATTGGTGTTTTCTTGTGCATTGTATCAGTTCAGGAGCATCGTTGGGGGCTTCTCTTTTGATGTCAGGTCGAATATGGCCGAGAATGGTCATGACCCTCCCAAGGTTTTAATAAGGGGATCTAAAAGTCCACTTTTCGCTTAGTGACTACGCCGGAAGATATGTGTTTGACTTTTCACAAGCAATAATTTAAGACtattgaaattagaaaaataatttttgctttgtcCTTTTCAGCGAAACAAATGGAATCTAAAACCACATAGTCGCAAAGGGTTAAAGCTGTTAAAATATCTCTCTTGCTTGTCTAATTATTAGTAGAAATGGCTGTGACACTGAGGATGTCCAGCAGCCTTTCAAGCTTTGCCAAGAACACACGGTGATGATGCTTGATTTGGTGGGCTTGATTTATCACTAATTCGGATCGAGTCGAACAGAACGTTGTCCTTCATTTCTAGCGTGCTGGATTCGAGTCCATAACTGGGAAATTTCAACCATTCAAATGCAGACTTCGCTTATTTGCACGCTCATAGAGTTCTTTTCCTCGTTGATGTCGAAGAAATGCTCATAGAGTTCTtcgcatataattattttattattctagcAAGTGAGCTTAACTTGTGTGAAGCTTGTGAGAGATACGGAGAATATTGAGAGCCCTCTTCCAAAAGAGTTGAGAGAACGAAAAAAAGCCCtttcttattattaatttttgtgagTTGGGGTTGAATTTAGAATTGGAACACACTTATGAAATggaaattttcaagaaagtccTAGATGATTGTATTTTTGCTAATTccgtcctaaatcttttaacgtggctaattgagttctaaacctttcaacaaTTTACTGGTATAGTTCATCAAaccaaaattggtcaattttggcAGAAAATCACTGACTAATGCCAACCGTTTTATGTGGTACAACGGTGTTAATAttgacaagttttttttttctttttttcttctcccttttgtCTTCTCCAGGCCTCACCTACGCGAGCCCCTTTGCTAGATCTGGAGGGCTCAACCTTTGCCTAGGCCAAGGTGGCCTCGCTAAGTGTCGCCTAGGGGAGGGTTGGCCTAGGCAAGGCCTAGTAAGGGTTTGCTTGGCCTAGTTTGGTATGATGAATAGGTGCTTGCCCTCGCCCCGGTGAGACTAGGCAAGGCTGACGCTCGCCGGACCTTGCctagtctctaaatttttaattgatttaatgtagtttatgaatttttggtataTGTTTGATTTAATCCCTATACTATATGAAGATGTttaatatttcattaatttaggGTCAAGCTCAGGCTTAGAGACGATGTTAAATATTCTTATATAGTACAATGATTACATTAAGCATTTattaaaagttcagagaccAAATtggcaatttaaaaattcattgatGACATTGTATATTAGGGTAAAGTTAAGGGAccaaaactatttaaaaattcatagaagACATTGCATATCAGGATAAAGTTCCGGGACTATATTTAACAAACTAAATTCAATGACCACAATGCACATTAGACCAAAATTCagagattatttgtgtcatttttctgTTGGTGTTTTCTTGTGCATTGGATCGGTTTAGAAGCATAGTGATTGGTCATTTACACCACCGCTCTTCTTGGTTGGGGACCTCTCTTTCGTCATCAGGTCAAACACAATCGAAAAATGGTCATGACCCTCCCAAAGTTTTTATGAGATGACTTGAAAGTCCGTTTTCGCTTAGCGATTGACGCTAGAGGACACGTAGTCGATTTTTCATAAGCAATAATTTACCACTATTAAAATTAAGCAAATAATTCTTGATTTGCTCTTTTCGGCGAAACAAACAGAACCAAAGACCACATAGTTGCAAAGGGTTAAAAGCTGTTAAAATATCTCTCTTGTTTGTCTATTTATTAGCAGTAATGGCTGTGACGCAAAGGATGTTCAGCAGCCTCTCAAGCTTTGCCAAGAGCCCATGGTGATGATGGTTGATTTAGTGGGCTTGATGTATCACTCTAATTCGGATCGAGTCGAACAGAACGGTGTCCTTCATTTCTAGGGGTACTGGATTCGAGTCCATAACTTGGAGACTTCAACCATTCAATGCAAACTTCACTTATTTGCACGCTCAtagagttcttttccttgctgaTGTCGAAGAAATGCTCAATAGAGTTTTTCGcttatgattatttttgttGTCGTAGTAAGTGTGCTTACTATATGTGAAACTTGTGAGAGATATAGTGAATATCGAGAACCCTCTTCCTAGAGAGTTGAGAGTATGAAAAAAAGCCCTTTCttataagtaatttttttgagtTGGGGTTAAACACACATGAAAATTAAGAAAGTCCTAGACgattgcatttgtgccaattccaTACTAGACCTTTTAATGGggccaattgagttataaatcttttgcaatttaCTAATGTGGTTCATCTGGCTAAAATTGGCtaactttggccaaaaatcaTTGACGTGGACAGCAATCATTCTATGTGACACGATTAGcgttaatataatttttttttaatatatgtcttttttttttttcttttcccttttcttttcgttgGCCTCAATTGGTTGGGACCCCTTACCAAATATAGAGAGgtcaacccttgcctaggctaggGTGGCCTCGTTGGGCATCGCCTAGGGGAGGGTCGGCCTAAGCTAGGCCCAACAAGGGTTGGCTTGGCAAAGTCTAGTGAATAGGTGCTTGCCCTTGTTCTTGCTCAACAGAGACCGGCCCTCCCTAGCCATGGTTGGTGGTTCGCGGCTCGCAATCGGTCATTGGcaaaaaaaagtgaataaaaaaatcatgttttttttaaatttaaaaaattatcctcGGTTAATATTTATGTCAGTGATgtctagtcaaaattggctagatgaacTACACTTTATatcaattggccaaattgaaaaattttggaCTGAATTAACATAAGTATAATagttgtaatatttttttttttgattatttctccTCATTGTGAATGACTTCATTTATAGAATAGGactacataaaaaataaaaataaaaatgattgtgGTTAGACGATTGTAATCATACCTTTATTGTATATAGGACTCATCTTGTTGATATCTCCCAATATGCACACCGTCAAATCATGATAATCCGTTATTTTTGAGTTTcatttctttgatttatttcttaCTCGAATCATTAAATTTGTTCACGCACTTCCGCATTATTCGTAACAATTTGGCATCTCAAATCAGTTTCACTTAAAGACGATGACACGGTACGAGAGGAAACATTTCCATTAACATCATAGACAGACAACAAGCCTCCGAAAGCAAAACAGAGCATGTGCACCCAAAAAGTACACTAAGCGACATTCGCGAAAAGCTACAAACCACCCCGTTTACCAACATTGACCCCTGAAAACAACACAACCAGATGGTCCTCTGTATCATCCGATTCATccccaaagaaacaaacaacCTCTGTGTCCTCGCACAACGGAATGGCAACACAAAGACAAACAGAAAACAACCCATTTTGAACACGAGAAAAGAGGCGACGACGCGGATGGAAAAGTACAGAAAGCCGACTCATTCGTGAGAAAGCACCACCACTTGTTTCCCAACATTGCGGCCGTAGAACAGCCCGATGAGAGCTGTCGGAGCATTCTCGAGACCTTCGGCAGTGTCTTCCACATACACAATCTTCCCCTCTTTGATCTGAGGCAATACCGTCTCCAGGAACTTCGGGTAGAGATGATAGTAATCGGATACCATGAAACCTTCCATCCGAATCCGCTTCAggataaaatttgtcaagttgtGTATGCCTTCGGGCTGCTCGAGATTGTACTGTGAGATCATTCCACAAACTGCGATTCGGCCATGAAGTTTCATGCTGAGCAGCACCGCATCGAGCATCTTTCCGCCAACGTTTTCGAAGTAGATATCGATACCCTCGGGGAAGCATCTAAACATTTATAACACAAAAAGTCAAACGGAGTGGGCGTCAGGAACAGTTACATTTTTTATATCCCGTGCGCCAGTCGCTTATTTGCTTAATCATCACTGCTATACTCATAGCTCACCTTTTCAGTGCTGCATCCAGATCCAGTTCCTCCTTGTAGTTGAAAGCATCATCGAATCCAAACTTGTTCTTCAGCAAATCAAcctttttcacaaaaatacCGGCAAAAACAACTCAAAGAATGAAATTAGGAAGAGAACAGTAAGAGTGTAGTCAGTAAAATGATGACGATGGTGTACATTCAATAGTGCCACCACTCTCTTGAGCATTCTCAAATTTAAGAAAGACAGCTCTCATCAACTGTGACACGATTACCTTCTCTTTGCTACCAGCGCTGCCAACAACATAACAACCGAACGACTTTGCCAACTGGCCAGCAAGCTGACCAACAGCTCCCGATGCCGCTGATATGAAAACAGTCTCTCCTTTCTTAGGAGAGCATACTTCGAAAAAACCGGCATAAGCGGTCATGCCAGCCATACCtacaaattataaatttgtaGAAATTAGACAAAGGTGTAGGAGTGTTATGCTATGGCAAAATCTCAAATGGTCCGATTATTGCCCAAAGGTGAAGCCCGTGAGAAATGTATTCTTCTCAAGGAAAGCTACTATTTCTCTAGAAATAACCGATTTACAGGCTTCGCAAAGCGAAAAGACAGCTTTGCAGGGTTCTGTCATTCAGACAATTTCATGAGGCCATAAGGCTCATCGACAATGAAGATCCCTACGAGTAATATCCTAATTATCTGATTCCTCCTATTCATTAAGAAGACATAGATATTGCAATCGATGATAAAAAAGCGTACCCAAAAGGCCAGTGTAGTAAGACAGAGGAACATCGGTGTGTTCAATCTTGAAGCAAGTCTCTGGTGCAGTAAGTAGAGTATACTCCTCCCATCCAgtcaaaccccaaagcaagtcgCCTTTCTTGAAGTTTGGATGCCCGGATTCCAAAACTCTAGCTACTCCATATCCAGTTATAGGCTGCATCAATGTGTTAAATACTTCAAATATAAGTGAATAAGTTAGCAAACATAAATAGACATTGTACTTCCAAGAAGGAATGATTGGACATAAAGACAATTTCATAGTCAAATGCGCTACAATTACCAGAGACCCTTTCACCTTTAAACTTTTTTCTGATATTAAAAGTTTGCAACTCGAGTCATATTGAAGTAAGGTAAGTCAAAATGCAGTTTTCCTTAACCCTTGATATAAATTCCAACAAACCTAGAATGGCATAATTTTAACACAGcgggaataaatttgaaatccaTAGCTATACATCAGAATCCTAACAAACACTGCTCATCCCAGAGtcaggtttattttatttttcaattaatacatCTCATTGTCCTCTTTCACGTGCAAGCTATCAGCTGCCATTCGTCATGCTTACACATTACGCGCATCGCTTAATCCCATGATTATGCGGACTGAGTAAACGTAAGGAGTGTAAACTTCCTATGCCAAATAGCACAAGCGACGCTCTTTCAACACCCTAAGCTCTTCAATACATTCGCCAAATGTTATACCGACATCACAAACAATTTCTACATTTTCAAAACCACCGATAATTGCTCGCAAAAGATTTAGCCAtgatataaaacaaaaaaaaatggatacaCATACAGCACAGGGTCGCTACAATCCTTTTGATTCAAATGATCGGACATAATCAGAACTAATACTTGACAAGTCCTTGTATATTAATTTAGCCAAACCTGAGATCATGATCCAACACTCAAGGAAAACGGATATAATATCCGCCATCCATCAGCAGAGACACCGCAACTTTCTCCAAAAACAACATAATGAATGCCCAGAGCAAActtaaaaaggacaaaaaatatTATAC harbors:
- the LOC104457194 gene encoding 2-alkenal reductase (NADP(+)-dependent)-like; translated protein: MAGENGEAVRNKQVIFRDYVSGFPEDTDMEVRESTMKLRLLEGSNGLLVKNLYLSCDPYMRFRMTKPNVPVYVEPFRPGSPITGYGVARVLESGHPNFKKGDLLWGLTGWEEYTLLTAPETCFKIEHTDVPLSYYTGLLGMAGMTAYAGFFEVCSPKKGETVFISAASGAVGQLAGQLAKSFGCYVVGSAGSKEKVDLLKNKFGFDDAFNYKEELDLDAALKRCFPEGIDIYFENVGGKMLDAVLLSMKLHGRIAVCGMISQYNLEQPEGIHNLTNFILKRIRMEGFMVSDYYHLYPKFLETVLPQIKEGKIVYVEDTAEGLENAPTALIGLFYGRNVGKQVVVLSHE